In a genomic window of Thermodesulfobacteriota bacterium:
- a CDS encoding arsenic resistance protein: MLRTLEDKQAGIYALAILAGIPAGLLAPGAGGSLEAWIEPALAVLLYGMFSQIPFLGFREAVSKGRFTAALLALNFAVVPAVVWVLTRFLPDSEPLLIGVVLVLLTPCIDYVVAFTRLGRGDPALMLASTPLLLAVQMLLLPVYLGLFLGPGAAGVMSAGPFVRAFVLLIAVPLTLAVLTQHRARNMEIAEKWLGLTAWIPVPAMALVLFVIPASQAGIIREHLGVILYAVPVYIAYVAVSLLAGRVVAGLFRLGTRESRTLVFSGLTRNSLVVLPLALALPGELRYAAAAVVVTQTIIELAAELVSIRLVPSLVVPAPEESGPA; the protein is encoded by the coding sequence TTGCTCAGGACCCTCGAAGACAAACAGGCCGGCATATACGCGCTGGCGATACTTGCCGGTATTCCGGCCGGGCTGCTCGCCCCCGGGGCGGGTGGATCGCTCGAAGCGTGGATAGAGCCCGCACTGGCCGTCCTCCTCTACGGGATGTTCTCGCAGATACCGTTCCTTGGATTCCGCGAGGCCGTATCGAAGGGGAGATTCACGGCGGCGCTCCTGGCGCTCAACTTCGCCGTCGTGCCCGCCGTCGTGTGGGTGCTGACGAGGTTCCTTCCGGATTCGGAGCCGCTCCTTATCGGGGTAGTGCTCGTCCTCCTTACGCCGTGCATAGATTACGTCGTCGCCTTCACGCGGCTCGGCCGGGGCGACCCGGCCCTTATGCTCGCATCTACCCCGCTCCTCCTGGCCGTCCAGATGCTTCTCCTGCCCGTGTATCTCGGGCTCTTCCTCGGGCCGGGCGCTGCGGGGGTGATGAGCGCCGGGCCGTTCGTCCGGGCGTTCGTGCTTCTTATAGCTGTTCCGCTGACCCTCGCCGTGCTCACACAGCACCGGGCCCGCAACATGGAAATAGCCGAAAAGTGGCTCGGCCTCACGGCGTGGATACCCGTCCCGGCGATGGCGCTCGTCCTGTTCGTCATCCCCGCGTCGCAGGCCGGGATAATCCGGGAGCATCTCGGTGTGATCCTCTACGCCGTGCCGGTATATATAGCATACGTTGCCGTCTCACTCCTCGCGGGGCGAGTCGTGGCCGGGCTCTTCCGCCTGGGAACGCGCGAGTCGAGGACCCTCGTATTCAGCGGCCTCACGCGGAACTCGCTCGTCGTCCTCCCGCTGGCGCTCGCTCTGCCCGGCGAGCTCCGCTATGCGGCGGCTGCGGTCGTCGTAACGCAGACGATTATAGAGCTCGCGGCCGAGCTCGTCTCCATTCGGCTGGTGCCGTCTCTCGTAGTGCCCGCGCCTGAAGAAAGCGGCCCCGCATGA
- the pyk gene encoding pyruvate kinase: MIKTKIICTIGPASSRPETIRLLVESGMNVARLNFSHGTRDEHGERIRTIRRVSGELGRPVAIMQDLAGQKIRVGTVEPDPLTLRAGEVFTLTTRSAAGEPGAVTVEFPGFPRMVKPGDAILLSDGSIELRVTSTTETDVVTTVAAGGELSSRKGVNVPLHSLDVPAFTDKDREDLEFGIRRGVDVVAQSFARNAADVRQVRDFLKERGSAVPIVAKIENNRAIENIDGILNAVDGIMVARGDLGVETPLEKVPLVQKIIIAKSNAAGKTVITATHMLKSMVSEVRPTRAEAADVANAVLDGTDAVMLSEETAIGKYPALAAEILGRIAREAESSALFGGVVERLRSYPPRSDREAFGLSVCNLSDNIRASGIVTHTLSGYTARLIARYRPEQAVTAITPSEETYRQLAAVWGVEPVFDPKSAGRDLPPKEAVRAALESGAVRPGDKVVVTDGVSMSVVTAEG, encoded by the coding sequence ATGATCAAGACCAAAATCATATGCACGATAGGCCCCGCGTCGAGCCGGCCCGAAACGATAAGGCTGCTCGTCGAGTCCGGTATGAACGTCGCGCGGCTCAACTTCTCGCACGGGACCCGCGACGAGCACGGGGAGCGCATCCGGACGATACGGCGCGTCTCGGGCGAGCTCGGAAGGCCGGTGGCTATAATGCAGGACCTCGCCGGCCAGAAGATACGCGTCGGGACGGTCGAGCCCGACCCGCTGACGCTCAGGGCGGGGGAAGTGTTCACGCTTACGACCCGGAGCGCCGCAGGAGAGCCCGGTGCGGTTACGGTGGAGTTTCCGGGGTTTCCCCGGATGGTGAAGCCCGGAGACGCGATACTCCTAAGCGACGGGTCGATAGAGCTCAGGGTAACTTCGACCACGGAAACGGACGTCGTAACGACCGTCGCGGCGGGCGGCGAGCTGAGCTCGCGGAAGGGGGTAAACGTGCCGCTCCATTCGCTCGACGTCCCGGCGTTCACGGACAAGGACCGTGAAGACCTCGAATTCGGGATACGCCGCGGCGTCGACGTCGTGGCGCAGTCGTTCGCCAGGAACGCGGCAGACGTCCGGCAGGTAAGGGACTTTCTGAAAGAGCGGGGGAGCGCCGTGCCCATAGTCGCCAAGATAGAGAACAACCGCGCCATAGAGAACATCGACGGCATACTCAACGCCGTGGACGGCATAATGGTCGCGCGCGGGGACCTCGGGGTGGAAACTCCGCTCGAAAAGGTGCCGCTCGTGCAGAAGATTATAATCGCGAAGTCGAACGCCGCGGGGAAGACAGTCATCACCGCCACGCACATGCTGAAGTCGATGGTGAGCGAGGTACGGCCGACGAGGGCCGAGGCCGCCGACGTCGCCAACGCCGTACTCGACGGGACGGACGCCGTGATGCTCTCCGAGGAAACGGCCATAGGGAAATACCCGGCGCTCGCGGCGGAGATTCTCGGGCGCATAGCGCGCGAAGCCGAATCGAGCGCCCTCTTCGGCGGCGTCGTCGAAAGGCTGCGAAGCTATCCGCCGCGCTCGGACAGGGAAGCGTTCGGGCTGTCGGTGTGTAACCTGTCGGACAACATAAGGGCCTCGGGGATAGTCACCCATACCCTGTCGGGATACACCGCGAGGCTCATAGCGCGGTACAGGCCGGAGCAGGCCGTGACGGCCATCACGCCCTCCGAGGAGACGTACAGGCAGCTCGCCGCCGTGTGGGGGGTAGAGCCGGTGTTCGACCCGAAGAGCGCGGGCCGTGACCTTCCGCCGAAGGAGGCGGTGCGCGCGGCGCTCGAATCGGGGGCCGTAAGACCCGGCGACAAGGTAGTCGTCACGGACGGCGTCAGCATGAGCGTCGTGACGGCGGAGGGGTGA
- a CDS encoding Fic family protein: MTWNWQQKNWPEFSFDREALAYLEAKFLHQSGVLIGALKSFSDDDKRALTIEIITDEALTTSAIEGEILDRDSVQSSIARNFGLDTPRHGIPSAEKGIAEMMVDLYRSYNTPLSREMLFSWHMMLLTGRGDLRDIGRYRTHKEAMRVVSGKYQEPIIHFEAPPSSDIKMEMDRFIEWFNTGNTSGALTRAGVAHLYFVSVHPFEDGNGRLGRAISEKSLSMSLGRPTLISLSYMIEKHRKNYYRALELNNKKLEITDWLLYFARTILDAQGYTQSLINFLIEKTRLYDRLRGRLNERQEKVIARMFREGVDGFKGGLSAENYIRIADTSRATATRDLRDLVDKGALWKKGQLKHTRYYLNIEHESATPL; this comes from the coding sequence ATGACATGGAACTGGCAACAAAAAAACTGGCCTGAATTCAGCTTCGACAGAGAGGCCCTGGCTTATTTGGAGGCAAAATTCCTTCACCAGTCGGGCGTCCTGATCGGCGCTCTCAAAAGCTTTTCCGATGACGATAAACGCGCCCTGACGATCGAGATCATAACCGATGAGGCGCTGACTACCTCGGCCATCGAGGGCGAAATCCTGGACAGGGATTCGGTTCAGTCTTCCATCGCCCGGAATTTCGGCCTGGACACACCGAGGCACGGCATCCCGTCGGCAGAAAAAGGAATTGCAGAAATGATGGTCGATCTTTACAGGAGCTATAACACGCCGCTCTCACGTGAAATGCTCTTTTCCTGGCATATGATGCTCCTGACCGGCCGCGGCGATTTACGCGATATCGGCCGATACCGGACCCACAAAGAGGCTATGCGTGTGGTATCGGGAAAGTATCAGGAGCCGATTATACATTTTGAAGCGCCGCCCTCGTCCGACATAAAAATGGAGATGGATCGCTTTATAGAGTGGTTTAATACCGGCAATACGAGCGGGGCCTTAACACGCGCCGGCGTCGCCCACCTGTATTTTGTTTCCGTCCATCCCTTCGAAGACGGAAACGGCAGGCTGGGGCGCGCCATTTCAGAAAAATCGCTGTCCATGAGTCTCGGGCGCCCTACCCTCATATCGCTTTCATACATGATCGAAAAACACAGGAAAAATTATTACAGGGCCCTGGAGCTGAACAATAAAAAACTGGAAATAACGGACTGGCTCCTGTATTTCGCCCGAACAATCCTGGACGCGCAGGGCTATACGCAAAGCCTGATCAACTTCCTGATAGAGAAAACCAGGCTCTACGACCGGCTGCGCGGCAGGCTGAACGAGCGGCAGGAAAAAGTCATCGCGCGGATGTTCAGGGAAGGTGTCGACGGGTTCAAAGGCGGCCTCAGCGCCGAGAACTATATCCGTATTGCAGATACCTCTCGTGCGACGGCGACCAGGGACTTAAGGGATCTTGTCGACAAGGGCGCGCTCTGGAAAAAAGGTCAATTGAAACATACACGTTACTATCTTAATATTGAGCATGAAAGCGCGACGCCTTTATGA
- a CDS encoding mechanosensitive ion channel family protein, producing the protein MIEDYIARITDPAFARSTLDWLVTSGLRILLVVVIAFVAVKLVYRLIDGLEARIAARSGAFDSALETGRRLATVKNLLKHLVFIIIFGIAAMIVLRELGVDIAPIIAGAGIMGLAVSFGAQNLVRDIISGFFMIMEDQVRVGDVAVVNGTGGTVEEINFRTIVLRDLEGTVHVFPNGTVTQLANRSKGWSRYVIDMGVAYKENVDYVIEVMKKIGEEISRDKDFGPLILEPMQVLGVDSFGPSEVVIKCMIKTRPLKQWDVGRELRRRIKNRFDELGIEIPFPHMSIYFGEASKPFEVEVAGIVNGPGGSKEGPGKPGDEGEEKPRAPSGFAAPGQDTPGGD; encoded by the coding sequence ATGATAGAAGACTACATCGCACGCATTACAGACCCCGCATTCGCGCGGAGCACGCTCGACTGGCTCGTCACTTCGGGGCTCAGAATCCTGTTGGTAGTCGTAATCGCGTTCGTCGCGGTCAAGCTCGTATACAGGCTCATAGACGGGCTCGAAGCGAGGATCGCCGCCCGGAGCGGCGCGTTCGACAGCGCGCTCGAAACGGGCAGGAGGCTCGCAACGGTCAAGAACCTCCTTAAGCACCTTGTGTTCATAATTATCTTCGGCATCGCGGCGATGATCGTCCTCCGCGAGCTCGGCGTGGACATAGCGCCCATCATAGCCGGCGCCGGCATCATGGGACTGGCCGTCAGCTTCGGCGCTCAGAACCTCGTCCGCGACATAATCAGCGGGTTCTTCATGATCATGGAAGACCAGGTCCGCGTGGGCGACGTCGCGGTCGTAAACGGCACGGGAGGCACCGTCGAGGAAATCAATTTCAGGACCATAGTCCTCAGGGACCTCGAAGGCACCGTGCACGTCTTTCCGAACGGGACTGTGACGCAGCTCGCCAACCGAAGCAAGGGCTGGTCACGCTACGTCATCGACATGGGCGTCGCGTACAAGGAGAACGTCGACTACGTGATAGAGGTTATGAAGAAGATCGGGGAGGAGATTTCCCGGGACAAGGATTTCGGCCCGCTCATACTGGAACCGATGCAGGTGCTCGGCGTGGACAGCTTCGGCCCCTCGGAGGTGGTCATAAAATGCATGATCAAGACGCGCCCGCTCAAGCAGTGGGACGTCGGCAGAGAGCTCAGGAGGAGGATAAAGAACAGGTTCGACGAGCTCGGCATCGAGATACCTTTCCCGCACATGAGCATTTATTTCGGCGAGGCGAGTAAGCCGTTCGAGGTCGAGGTGGCGGGAATCGTGAACGGCCCCGGCGGCTCGAAGGAAGGCCCCGGGAAACCGGGAGACGAGGGAGAAGAAAAGCCCCGCGCGCCGAGCGGTTTCGCCGCGCCGGGGCAGGATACACCGGGCGGCGATTGA
- a CDS encoding MarR family winged helix-turn-helix transcriptional regulator, producing MTSKTKKAGGNPDFADLALNECLDCLCYEFRKTARVVINFYDDALKSTDLKSNQFLILVAVASMKSTNFKTLAEFLGIDQSTLARNLVTVEKQGFVTVKHGKNRREKIITLSRKGKQKLASAFPFWQKAQKSLLDKVGTDRWHKLRAEMAEVADAAREQD from the coding sequence ATGACATCCAAAACCAAAAAGGCCGGCGGAAATCCCGACTTCGCCGACCTTGCACTGAACGAGTGCCTGGACTGTCTCTGCTACGAGTTCAGAAAAACGGCGCGGGTGGTAATAAACTTTTACGACGATGCGCTCAAAAGCACCGACCTCAAAAGCAACCAGTTCCTCATACTCGTAGCGGTGGCTTCCATGAAATCGACGAACTTCAAGACGCTTGCGGAGTTTCTCGGCATCGACCAGAGCACCCTCGCGAGGAACCTGGTAACCGTCGAAAAGCAGGGCTTCGTCACCGTAAAGCACGGAAAGAACCGGAGGGAGAAGATCATAACCCTCTCCCGGAAGGGCAAGCAGAAGCTCGCATCCGCGTTCCCGTTCTGGCAGAAGGCCCAGAAAAGCCTGCTCGACAAGGTCGGGACCGACAGGTGGCATAAGCTAAGGGCGGAGATGGCCGAAGTCGCCGACGCCGCCCGCGAGCAGGACTAG
- a CDS encoding GAF domain-containing protein, producing MDNDQRIQIPITDDELSGKSREELISVIKSLSEENRRLGSRIGELGSELNHLTHLGAILEESAFEICVLDTKNLRFIYANGKMLESLGCTAEEICSLTFYDVTKSGSVDKHLEPLRSGGSPKAGFSTYLFRKDGTCYPVEMHVRATECCGSQVYAAVALDVSRLLDAEDRLRETLDHLSKINRYETVVGIVTRSVHKAVDLRTVLENAVQAIRQNMKTVNHVSIYLAEGSVAVMHAHRGYPEWFIKCAGRVQFPRGAVWRTIIDGRTLYVPDTDDDPHIGPAGRELGVKSYVIVPLKNDGKVLGALCIATDAKNAFRSDELRVVDIVSRQIEIAMGNARFVESLIASEKSLRDKIEKLSKKESYEKIINAITRSAHGSADFDGIMEFTVSSLRQIVTKADFICIHLVEDNSAVLKASSGHDEEYLEKVRRIPYPRGLTWKTISSGETGMCLDTDKKTDSPVGPAAKALDVKSYLSVPIRSVASPAGCITLMSQRKNAFSPREVSLLESIAEQIGLAIVNARYVQEIETNEKRLKALVGSVDEIVCEMDGNGAYLGIWTDNERLLVRPKEEMLGRRLAEFYPAGFASKMTDVIRRVISTRKSESAEYRIATDSGERTFRVRVNAITSGGARQGTASVLFRDITDSKVLETRLLRSQRLDSLGKLAGGIAHDLNNILQPIMMSIQLLEGKAADAQSKKWLEILATSARRGSDLIKQILSFARGLESSKQPLDMKNVVSDVERLVRETFPKLINIHVDIKDDLPPVLADHTQINQVFMNLCVNSRDAMPGGGDIFIKARRLRSGRESLPEFFDPGHREYIEVSVSDTGTGIPPEDLDRVFDPFFTTKGLDKGTGLGLSTTYGIVKDHDGYINLESEPGKGTTFTIYLPAIESEDMESSARGIYSGIPYGRGELILVVDDENMITDMARSILEEYKYRVLVASNGKEATELFLDRKDEVYAAIVDMMMPVMGGKTTIRTLKKECPALKVIAISGYQREHELVDMHDIEVDAFLPKPFDAETLLQTLNQVLV from the coding sequence ATGGACAACGATCAAAGAATACAAATCCCGATTACGGATGACGAGCTTTCGGGGAAGAGCCGCGAAGAGCTCATATCCGTAATCAAATCCCTCTCGGAGGAAAACCGGCGCCTCGGATCCCGCATCGGCGAGCTCGGCTCCGAGCTTAATCACCTCACGCACCTGGGCGCCATACTCGAAGAATCGGCATTCGAGATATGCGTCCTCGATACGAAGAACCTGAGGTTCATTTACGCGAACGGAAAGATGCTCGAAAGCCTGGGCTGCACAGCCGAGGAGATATGCTCGCTCACCTTTTACGACGTCACGAAGTCGGGCAGCGTGGACAAGCACCTGGAGCCTCTCCGATCGGGCGGGTCCCCGAAGGCGGGATTTTCCACGTACCTTTTCAGGAAGGACGGGACGTGCTATCCCGTGGAGATGCACGTAAGGGCGACGGAGTGCTGCGGCTCGCAGGTGTACGCCGCCGTCGCGCTCGACGTATCGCGCCTTCTCGACGCCGAGGACAGGCTGAGGGAAACACTCGACCATCTTTCGAAGATAAACAGGTACGAGACAGTGGTCGGAATCGTGACCCGGAGCGTGCACAAGGCGGTCGATCTCCGGACGGTGCTGGAAAACGCCGTCCAGGCGATACGGCAGAACATGAAGACGGTGAACCACGTTTCGATTTACCTCGCCGAGGGCTCGGTCGCCGTCATGCACGCGCACAGGGGCTATCCCGAATGGTTCATAAAGTGCGCGGGGCGCGTGCAGTTCCCGAGGGGGGCCGTGTGGCGGACGATTATCGACGGGCGGACGCTCTACGTCCCCGACACGGACGACGACCCTCACATAGGGCCCGCCGGAAGGGAGCTCGGCGTAAAGAGCTACGTCATAGTTCCGCTGAAGAACGACGGCAAGGTGCTCGGGGCCCTGTGCATCGCGACCGACGCGAAGAACGCCTTCAGGTCGGACGAGCTCAGGGTGGTGGACATAGTATCGCGGCAGATAGAAATCGCCATGGGGAACGCCCGGTTCGTCGAGTCGCTAATAGCGTCCGAGAAATCGCTCAGGGACAAGATAGAAAAGCTCTCGAAGAAAGAGAGCTACGAGAAGATAATAAACGCGATCACGCGAAGCGCTCACGGCTCGGCCGACTTCGACGGGATAATGGAGTTCACGGTATCGAGCCTGAGGCAGATAGTGACGAAGGCCGATTTCATCTGCATACACCTGGTCGAGGACAATTCGGCCGTCCTCAAGGCGAGCTCGGGCCACGACGAGGAATACCTCGAAAAGGTAAGGCGCATCCCCTACCCGAGGGGGCTCACCTGGAAGACGATATCGAGCGGCGAAACGGGAATGTGCCTCGACACGGACAAGAAGACGGATTCGCCCGTGGGCCCGGCGGCGAAGGCGCTCGATGTAAAGAGCTATCTCTCGGTGCCCATAAGGTCCGTCGCGAGCCCGGCGGGGTGCATCACGCTCATGTCGCAGAGGAAAAACGCGTTCAGCCCGAGGGAGGTTTCTCTCCTCGAATCCATAGCCGAGCAGATAGGGCTCGCCATAGTGAACGCGCGTTACGTGCAGGAGATAGAAACCAACGAGAAGCGGCTCAAGGCCCTCGTCGGCTCCGTCGACGAGATAGTCTGCGAGATGGACGGGAACGGCGCATACCTCGGCATATGGACGGACAACGAAAGGCTCCTCGTCCGGCCGAAGGAGGAGATGCTCGGGCGGAGACTGGCGGAATTCTACCCCGCGGGCTTCGCCTCGAAGATGACCGACGTCATAAGGCGCGTCATAAGCACGCGTAAGTCCGAATCGGCCGAATACAGGATAGCGACCGACAGCGGCGAGCGCACGTTCCGCGTGCGCGTGAACGCAATTACGTCGGGCGGCGCGAGGCAGGGGACGGCGTCCGTCCTCTTCCGCGACATAACCGACAGCAAGGTGCTCGAAACGAGGCTCCTCCGCTCGCAGCGCCTCGACAGCCTCGGGAAGCTGGCCGGCGGCATAGCGCACGACCTCAACAATATCCTCCAGCCGATAATGATGTCCATACAGCTCCTCGAAGGGAAGGCCGCCGACGCGCAATCGAAAAAGTGGCTCGAAATACTCGCGACGAGCGCGCGCAGGGGCTCGGACCTCATAAAGCAGATACTCTCGTTCGCAAGGGGGCTCGAAAGCTCGAAGCAGCCCCTCGACATGAAGAATGTCGTAAGCGACGTGGAGAGGCTCGTAAGGGAGACTTTCCCCAAGCTGATAAACATACACGTCGACATAAAGGACGACCTGCCGCCCGTCCTTGCGGACCACACCCAGATAAACCAGGTGTTCATGAACCTCTGCGTGAATTCGAGGGACGCAATGCCCGGGGGCGGCGATATATTCATAAAGGCCAGGCGTCTCCGCTCAGGCCGCGAAAGCCTTCCGGAGTTTTTCGACCCGGGACACAGGGAGTACATCGAGGTATCGGTGTCCGACACGGGGACGGGCATCCCGCCCGAAGACCTCGACCGCGTCTTCGACCCGTTCTTCACGACGAAGGGGCTCGACAAGGGGACGGGACTCGGCCTCTCGACGACGTACGGCATCGTCAAGGACCACGACGGCTATATAAACCTTGAGAGCGAGCCCGGCAAGGGGACGACGTTCACTATATACCTTCCCGCGATAGAATCGGAAGACATGGAGAGCTCGGCGAGGGGGATTTATTCCGGCATACCGTACGGGAGGGGCGAGCTCATACTGGTCGTGGACGACGAGAACATGATAACGGACATGGCGAGGTCCATACTCGAAGAGTACAAGTACAGGGTGCTCGTCGCAAGCAACGGCAAGGAAGCGACCGAGCTCTTCCTCGACAGGAAGGACGAGGTGTACGCCGCTATCGTGGACATGATGATGCCGGTCATGGGCGGCAAGACGACGATAAGGACGCTCAAGAAAGAGTGCCCCGCGCTCAAGGTTATCGCGATAAGCGGGTATCAGCGCGAGCACGAGCTAGTGGACATGCACGATATAGAGGTAGACGCCTTTCTTCCGAAGCCCTTCGACGCCGAGACGCTCCTCCAGACGCTTAACCAGGTGCTGGTTTAG
- a CDS encoding MFS transporter codes for MRLNNTELRAVVTVAIIMASRLLGIFLILPVFSVYAEKYPGSSIAMAGVAFGIYALAQSFLQIPFGWASDKLGRKPVLLIGILIFTVGSVLCGMAETIGGLILGRIIQGTGAVSSVAIAALGDLTRPQVRAQSFTIVGITIGVAFLAAIIAGPLLASHIGFSSVFYVLAALGGVTLILTLFFFPRIEGGEPVGERHGFRKLLCMPEMRRLLLATVVVSLSVNLFVFVYPLTWTSLGVSDADLWKVYLISLLPAALFVFPAVRTAEKRGRIGAVVRAGWALIALAFLTYPFLAGAALLFYGAGMLFFAGHTIMQSILPAFVTQRVGQANRGAATGLYNLLSFAGSAAGGMMAGYLYHVHPSAPLTVGFLIIIVWGLAGLPAAPEITGPE; via the coding sequence ATGAGACTTAACAACACAGAGCTAAGGGCCGTCGTAACGGTGGCCATTATCATGGCCTCCAGGCTTCTCGGCATATTCCTTATACTGCCCGTGTTCAGCGTCTACGCCGAAAAGTACCCGGGGTCGAGCATCGCGATGGCCGGGGTCGCGTTCGGCATATACGCCCTCGCCCAGAGCTTCCTTCAAATACCCTTCGGATGGGCGAGCGACAAGCTCGGGAGAAAGCCGGTTTTATTGATCGGGATTCTTATATTCACTGTCGGAAGCGTTTTGTGCGGCATGGCCGAGACCATAGGGGGGCTCATTCTGGGGCGCATCATACAGGGCACGGGGGCCGTGAGCTCGGTGGCGATCGCCGCGCTCGGCGACCTTACGCGGCCCCAGGTGAGGGCGCAGTCGTTCACCATCGTCGGCATAACTATAGGAGTCGCTTTCCTGGCGGCGATAATCGCGGGCCCGCTCCTGGCGTCGCACATCGGATTTTCGAGCGTGTTCTACGTCCTGGCGGCGCTCGGAGGCGTAACCCTCATCCTGACGCTGTTCTTCTTCCCCAGGATAGAGGGCGGGGAGCCCGTCGGCGAGCGACACGGGTTCAGGAAGCTCCTCTGCATGCCCGAGATGCGAAGGCTCCTTCTTGCGACCGTAGTCGTTTCGCTCTCGGTGAACCTCTTCGTATTCGTGTACCCGCTCACGTGGACGTCGCTCGGAGTGAGCGACGCGGACCTCTGGAAGGTGTATCTCATATCCCTCCTCCCGGCGGCGCTGTTCGTGTTCCCGGCGGTGAGGACGGCCGAAAAGAGGGGGCGCATCGGCGCCGTGGTCAGGGCCGGGTGGGCGCTCATAGCGCTCGCATTCCTGACGTATCCCTTCCTCGCCGGGGCGGCGCTCCTGTTTTACGGCGCGGGGATGCTCTTCTTCGCGGGGCACACAATAATGCAGTCCATACTGCCGGCGTTCGTAACGCAGAGGGTGGGCCAGGCCAACAGGGGGGCGGCCACCGGGCTCTATAACCTGCTCTCGTTCGCGGGCTCGGCGGCGGGCGGCATGATGGCCGGGTACCTCTATCACGTACACCCCTCCGCGCCGCTGACGGTGGGGTTCCTCATCATAATCGTCTGGGGCCTCGCCGGTCTCCCGGCTGCGCCTGAGATAACCGGCCCGGAGTAG
- a CDS encoding DUF1059 domain-containing protein, which produces MAKVLRCREVGVDCDFEAKGDSVEEIMRQAEKHAKEDHGMDSIPPELLEKVNKAIHDE; this is translated from the coding sequence ATGGCAAAGGTTCTGCGCTGCAGGGAAGTGGGAGTTGACTGCGACTTCGAAGCGAAGGGCGATTCGGTAGAGGAAATCATGCGCCAGGCCGAAAAGCACGCTAAAGAAGACCACGGGATGGATTCCATTCCGCCCGAGCTTTTAGAAAAGGTCAACAAGGCGATACACGACGAATAG
- a CDS encoding IPTL-CTERM sorting domain-containing protein — protein MNSTGFLTLILFLTFSFSAASNAEIELVNGSVSGLGDQTIPFTEGGFELPAGPQGSFELLVCATSSTGGNTFFDPIPDSLGTISVASCQPSPQGTCVAGIWGQNTSSPDYREGVCIWTDPATVYVAGVFRWTGVDPNEPITGIDCNTGIGQIATAPSITVEEGSGIVRVFTFGVSFTDQLITANEVLQGSISALALSENRDNFQGVFLREFASVAEESGPTGPLAVNLAEEIGEPEAQAPWRACTIGLRARSLARPIPTMSEWGMGVFAALAASASIWAIRRRTRTA, from the coding sequence GTGAATTCGACCGGATTTCTCACCCTGATTTTATTTTTGACCTTTTCCTTTTCAGCCGCTTCGAATGCGGAGATCGAGCTCGTCAACGGGTCCGTGAGCGGCCTCGGCGACCAGACGATACCGTTCACCGAAGGCGGTTTCGAGCTGCCGGCCGGGCCCCAGGGGTCGTTCGAGCTCCTGGTTTGCGCCACGAGCTCGACCGGCGGTAATACTTTCTTCGATCCGATCCCGGACTCGCTCGGCACCATCAGCGTCGCGTCCTGCCAGCCGTCGCCGCAGGGCACCTGCGTCGCGGGCATCTGGGGGCAGAACACGTCGAGCCCCGATTACAGGGAAGGCGTTTGCATCTGGACGGACCCGGCCACGGTTTACGTCGCCGGCGTATTCAGGTGGACCGGCGTCGACCCTAACGAGCCGATAACAGGCATCGACTGCAATACCGGAATCGGCCAGATCGCAACCGCGCCTTCCATAACGGTTGAAGAGGGCTCGGGGATTGTCAGGGTATTCACGTTCGGCGTCAGCTTCACCGACCAGCTCATTACCGCGAACGAAGTCCTCCAGGGGAGCATTTCTGCGCTTGCGCTTTCGGAGAATCGTGACAACTTCCAGGGGGTCTTTCTAAGGGAATTCGCCTCCGTTGCCGAAGAGAGCGGCCCGACGGGTCCGTTAGCCGTCAACCTCGCCGAGGAAATCGGCGAGCCCGAGGCGCAGGCTCCGTGGAGGGCGTGCACGATCGGCCTCAGGGCCCGCTCGCTCGCAAGGCCTATACCGACCATGTCCGAGTGGGGCATGGGCGTATTCGCCGCCCTTGCGGCCTCGGCTTCCATATGGGCGATAAGACGGAGGACGAGGACGGCGTAA